The following proteins come from a genomic window of Iamia sp. SCSIO 61187:
- the murF gene encoding UDP-N-acetylmuramoyl-tripeptide--D-alanyl-D-alanine ligase, with product MRLTLTDLATATGGSVAGDAATVVDGLGIDSRALPPGAGFVALVAERDGHDFVAGAVAAGAVAVVASRPVGDVGVPVLLVPDTAAALLAIGRLARSRLPDRVVGITGSVGKTSTKDMLASLLAARWTTAASARSFNNEIGVPLTLVAAPADTGAAVIEMGARGPGHIALLCTIARPTAAIVTAVADAHLEMFGSIDEVARAKGELVEALPSDGVAVLNADDPRVAAMAGRTSASVLTYGVGKGSTADVVATDVELDDLLRPRLVLRSPWGVIPVRLRVHGAHQAANAVAAAACALALGVDLDDVVEALGAAAISGMRMQVDRAPSGLVVVNDAYNANPTSTRAALDALAALPVTGRKVAVLGLMAELGPDADELHRGVAAAAADRGIEVVSVAAPAYGAATAVDDPADAVGCLRGLAAGDAVLIKGSRVAGLEAVAESLLAAEA from the coding sequence GTGCGGCTCACCCTCACCGACCTGGCCACCGCCACCGGCGGCTCCGTGGCGGGCGACGCCGCGACCGTGGTGGACGGTCTCGGCATCGACTCCCGGGCCCTTCCGCCCGGCGCCGGCTTCGTCGCCCTGGTCGCCGAGCGCGACGGGCACGACTTCGTCGCCGGGGCGGTCGCCGCGGGAGCGGTGGCGGTGGTCGCCTCCCGACCGGTGGGCGATGTGGGCGTCCCCGTCCTGCTGGTGCCCGACACCGCCGCTGCCCTCCTCGCCATCGGCCGCCTGGCCCGCAGCCGCCTGCCCGATCGGGTCGTGGGCATCACCGGGTCGGTCGGCAAGACCTCGACCAAGGACATGCTCGCCAGCCTGCTGGCCGCCCGGTGGACGACGGCGGCCAGCGCCCGCTCGTTCAACAACGAGATCGGCGTGCCCCTGACGCTCGTGGCCGCGCCGGCCGACACCGGTGCCGCCGTCATCGAGATGGGCGCCCGGGGCCCGGGCCACATCGCTCTGCTGTGCACGATCGCCCGCCCGACAGCGGCGATCGTCACCGCCGTCGCCGACGCCCACCTCGAGATGTTCGGGTCGATCGACGAGGTGGCCCGGGCCAAGGGCGAGCTGGTCGAGGCCCTGCCGTCCGACGGCGTCGCCGTCTTGAACGCCGACGACCCTCGCGTCGCGGCGATGGCCGGGCGGACCTCGGCGTCGGTCCTGACCTACGGGGTGGGGAAGGGGTCGACGGCCGACGTGGTCGCCACCGACGTGGAGCTCGACGACCTGCTCCGTCCCCGGCTGGTGCTGCGCTCGCCGTGGGGCGTGATCCCCGTCCGGCTCCGGGTCCACGGCGCCCACCAGGCGGCCAACGCCGTCGCCGCCGCAGCCTGCGCCCTGGCCCTCGGCGTCGACCTCGACGACGTGGTCGAGGCCCTCGGGGCCGCCGCCATCTCCGGGATGCGCATGCAGGTCGATCGGGCGCCGTCGGGCCTGGTCGTGGTGAACGACGCCTACAACGCCAACCCGACCTCGACCCGGGCCGCCCTCGACGCCCTGGCCGCCCTGCCGGTCACCGGGCGCAAGGTGGCGGTGCTGGGGCTGATGGCCGAGCTGGGGCCCGACGCCGACGAGCTCCACCGGGGCGTCGCCGCCGCCGCCGCCGACCGGGGCATCGAGGTGGTGAGCGTGGCCGCGCCCGCCTACGGGGCGGCGACCGCGGTCGACGACCCGGCCGACGCGGTGGGGTGCCTCCGGGGGCTGGCCGCCGGAGATGCCGTGCTGATCAAGGGGAGCCGGGTCGCCGGCCTGGAGGCGGTGGCCGAGTCCCTCCTCGCCGCCGAGGCCTGA
- a CDS encoding D-alanine--D-alanine ligase family protein has translation MPDARPRLVILFGGVSAERDVSCTSAASVLGAVDLERYDVVPIGIDGDGRWLLADDAKALLDGGRAGEIGATVPVAGSELEPLPAVAPATPGQQVVVLPLIHGPLGEDGTVQGLLELAGVPYVGTGVLGSAVCMDKVAAKALAGAAGLPQARHLACRDVHAGEAFLDQVVEELGLPVFVKPANMGSSVGVARAADREALAAAVADALRYDEWVVVEEAVVGREIELGVLGNAEPRVSVPGEIVPNHEFYDYEDKYSDGGARLDVPADLPADVVEAAQALALDAYRVLRCDGYARVDLFYEAGGRGLLLNEVNTIPGFTPKSMFPMLWAASGVPYAELIDEMVRLGVERAAHRSTLGRPQD, from the coding sequence ATGCCGGACGCCCGCCCCCGCCTCGTCATCCTCTTCGGCGGGGTGTCGGCCGAGCGGGACGTCTCGTGCACGTCGGCGGCCAGCGTGCTGGGCGCCGTCGACCTGGAGCGCTACGACGTCGTGCCCATCGGCATCGACGGCGACGGCCGCTGGCTGCTGGCCGATGACGCCAAGGCCCTCCTCGACGGGGGCCGGGCGGGCGAGATCGGCGCCACCGTGCCCGTCGCCGGGAGCGAGCTCGAGCCGCTGCCCGCGGTCGCCCCGGCCACGCCCGGCCAGCAGGTCGTCGTCCTCCCGCTGATCCACGGCCCGCTGGGCGAGGACGGCACGGTGCAGGGGCTGCTCGAGCTGGCAGGGGTGCCCTACGTCGGCACCGGGGTGCTGGGGTCGGCGGTGTGCATGGACAAGGTCGCGGCCAAGGCCCTGGCCGGCGCGGCCGGGCTCCCGCAGGCCCGCCACCTGGCCTGCCGGGACGTCCACGCCGGCGAGGCCTTCCTCGACCAGGTCGTCGAGGAGCTGGGCCTGCCCGTGTTCGTGAAGCCGGCGAACATGGGGTCCTCGGTGGGCGTCGCCCGGGCCGCCGACCGGGAGGCCCTGGCGGCCGCCGTCGCCGACGCCCTCCGCTACGACGAGTGGGTCGTCGTCGAGGAGGCGGTCGTCGGCCGGGAGATCGAGCTCGGCGTCCTGGGCAACGCCGAGCCGCGGGTGTCGGTCCCGGGCGAGATCGTCCCCAACCACGAGTTCTACGACTACGAGGACAAGTACTCCGACGGCGGGGCCCGGCTCGACGTGCCCGCCGACCTGCCCGCCGACGTGGTCGAGGCGGCCCAGGCCCTCGCCCTCGACGCCTACCGGGTCCTGCGCTGCGACGGCTACGCCCGCGTCGACCTCTTCTACGAGGCGGGCGGTCGGGGCCTCCTCCTCAACGAGGTCAACACCATCCCCGGGTTCACCCCGAAGTCGATGTTCCCGATGCTGTGGGCCGCCAGCGGCGTCCCCTACGCCGAGCTCATCGACGAGATGGTCCGCCTCGGCGTCGAGCGGGCCGCCCACCGCTCGACCCTCGGTCGCCCCCAGGACTGA
- a CDS encoding MFS transporter, which produces MSIRPPEPADPHGGFGDMEEVEDVLLEGDRAFAPGTARSAWSHAPFRTIYLGAFASNIGTWMQNVVLGALAYDLTGSGVFVGIVTAAQLGPLLLLSLVGGALADAVDRKRLLVTLSVTQGLLSLALAAVALDVSPNRVLLVAVVLAIGCANALYAPTFSAVIPILVPRRDLAGAISLNSVQMNASRVVGPAIGSLIFANAGASFVFLLNGISYAAVIVALTRVPLPEPPSTGTQGLHRLLEGIRYARAHREVGQVILVIFIFSLLALPFITQMPTLADENLGLAAKSEAYGLLYAAFGLGAVSGALSVGTLFAGRDKARLTRIGLVVFAVLLAGFSLLRAAPPAYPVIFAVGAAYFTVITSLSTVLQEHLDDGVRGKVMALWIMGFGGTVPFGGLAGGWIAERTSITTMVLVGAAVAATLAAVFDLRRSPADVAATAEAA; this is translated from the coding sequence ATGTCGATCCGCCCCCCCGAGCCCGCCGACCCCCACGGCGGCTTCGGGGACATGGAGGAGGTCGAGGACGTCCTCCTCGAGGGCGACCGGGCCTTCGCCCCGGGCACGGCGCGGTCGGCGTGGTCGCACGCCCCCTTCCGGACGATCTACCTGGGCGCCTTCGCCTCCAACATCGGCACCTGGATGCAGAACGTGGTCCTGGGCGCCCTGGCCTACGACCTCACCGGGTCCGGCGTGTTCGTCGGCATCGTCACCGCCGCCCAGCTGGGCCCGCTGCTGCTGCTGTCGCTGGTCGGCGGGGCCCTGGCCGACGCCGTCGACCGCAAGCGGCTCCTGGTGACGCTGTCCGTCACCCAGGGGCTCCTCTCCCTGGCGCTGGCCGCCGTCGCCCTCGACGTCTCCCCCAACCGGGTCCTGCTCGTCGCCGTGGTGCTGGCCATCGGCTGCGCCAACGCGCTCTACGCCCCCACCTTCAGCGCCGTCATCCCGATCCTCGTCCCCCGCCGCGACCTGGCCGGGGCCATCTCGCTCAACTCGGTCCAGATGAACGCGTCCCGCGTCGTCGGTCCCGCCATCGGCAGCCTCATCTTCGCCAACGCCGGCGCCTCGTTCGTGTTCCTGCTCAACGGGATCAGCTACGCCGCGGTGATCGTGGCCCTGACGCGGGTCCCGCTCCCGGAGCCCCCGTCGACCGGGACCCAGGGCCTGCACCGGCTGCTCGAGGGCATCCGTTACGCCCGGGCCCACCGCGAGGTCGGCCAGGTGATCCTGGTGATCTTCATCTTCTCGCTGCTGGCCCTGCCGTTCATCACCCAGATGCCGACCCTCGCCGACGAGAACCTGGGCCTGGCGGCCAAGTCCGAGGCCTACGGGCTGCTCTACGCCGCCTTCGGCCTCGGCGCGGTGAGCGGCGCCCTGTCGGTCGGGACCCTCTTCGCCGGGCGCGACAAGGCCCGCCTCACCCGCATCGGGCTGGTCGTCTTCGCCGTGCTGCTCGCCGGGTTCTCACTGCTGCGGGCCGCGCCGCCCGCCTACCCGGTCATCTTCGCCGTGGGCGCCGCCTACTTCACCGTCATCACGTCGCTGTCGACGGTGCTCCAGGAGCACCTCGACGACGGGGTGCGGGGCAAGGTCATGGCCCTGTGGATCATGGGCTTCGGCGGCACCGTGCCCTTCGGCGGCCTGGCCGGCGGGTGGATCGCCGAGCGCACGTCGATCACCACCATGGTGCTCGTCGGCGCCGCCGTCGCCGCCACCCTGGCCGCGGTGTTCGACCTCCGCCGCTCGCCGGCGGACGTGGCGGCCACGGCCGAGGCCGCCTGA
- a CDS encoding NAD(P)-dependent oxidoreductase, which yields MTAPDRAAIHLGPSGAPGWLAEAVESGGGRLVDPDEADAVVWASPRHPEALGRLLADQPHLRWVQLPFAGIETYLDVLDDDRVWTCGKGVYATPVAEMALALLLGGLRHVGAYAQAATWTRPAGRNLVGARVTILGGGGITRELLRLLGPFEVEATVVRRDPEPLPGAHRTVGPDALAAALDGADGVVLALALTSETRRIIDAAALARLPDHACLVNVARGGHVVTDDLVAALAAGTLGSAGLDVTDPEPLPDGHPLWAEPRCTITPHVGNTPEMAVPLLSARVRANVARWIAGEELLGPVDVARGY from the coding sequence GTGACGGCGCCGGATCGGGCCGCCATCCACCTCGGACCCTCCGGGGCGCCGGGCTGGCTGGCCGAGGCGGTCGAGTCCGGCGGCGGCCGCCTCGTCGACCCCGACGAGGCCGACGCCGTGGTGTGGGCCTCGCCCCGCCACCCCGAGGCGCTGGGCCGCCTGCTCGCCGACCAGCCCCACCTGCGGTGGGTCCAGCTGCCCTTCGCCGGGATCGAGACCTACCTGGACGTCCTCGACGACGACCGGGTCTGGACGTGCGGCAAGGGGGTCTACGCCACGCCCGTGGCCGAGATGGCCCTCGCCCTGCTGCTCGGCGGACTCCGCCACGTGGGGGCCTACGCCCAGGCGGCGACCTGGACGAGGCCGGCGGGCCGCAACCTCGTCGGTGCCCGGGTGACGATCCTCGGCGGGGGTGGCATCACCCGGGAGCTGCTGCGCCTCCTCGGCCCGTTCGAGGTCGAGGCGACGGTCGTGCGCCGCGACCCCGAGCCGCTCCCCGGCGCCCACCGCACCGTGGGCCCCGACGCCCTCGCCGCCGCCCTCGACGGCGCCGACGGCGTGGTGCTGGCCCTGGCCCTCACGTCCGAGACGCGCCGGATCATCGACGCCGCCGCCCTCGCCCGCCTGCCCGACCACGCCTGCCTGGTGAACGTCGCCCGCGGCGGCCACGTCGTCACCGACGACCTGGTGGCCGCGCTCGCCGCCGGGACCCTGGGCAGCGCCGGGCTCGACGTCACCGACCCCGAGCCCCTCCCCGACGGCCACCCGCTGTGGGCCGAGCCCCGGTGCACCATCACGCCCCACGTGGGGAACACGCCGGAGATGGCGGTCCCGCTGCTGTCGGCCCGGGTGCGCGCCAACGTGGCCCGGTGGATCGCGGGGGAGGAGCTGCTCGGCCCCGTCGACGTCGCCCGGGGCTACTGA